In Lemur catta isolate mLemCat1 chromosome 1, mLemCat1.pri, whole genome shotgun sequence, one DNA window encodes the following:
- the TMEM179 gene encoding transmembrane protein 179 gives MAPSSLLCAQCACYVLAFLFSFAVVVPLSENGRDFRGRCLLFTEGMWLSANLTVHERERFTVQEWGPPAACRFGLLAGLLSLLLAAAHAWRALFLLCKGHESSFFHAFLSLLVSACVVFLVFIAGTIVSVGFTMWCDTVTEKGTVPHSCEELQDIDLELDVDNSAFYDQFAIAQFGLWAAWLAWLAVTTLAFLKVYHNYRQEDLLDSLVHEKELLLARPSPRAAFQEEKSAVI, from the exons ATGGCGCCCAGCAGCCTTCTCTGCGCGCAGTGCGCCTGCTACGTCCTGGCCTTCCTGTTCAGCTTCGCGGTGGTGGTGCCGCTGTCCGAGAACGGCCGCGACTTTCGCGGCCGCTGCCTGCTGTTCACCGAGGGCATGTGGCTGAGCGCCAACCTGACGGTGCACGAGCGCGAGCGCTTCACCGTGCAGGAGTGGGGCCCCCCGGCCGCCTGCCGCTTCGGGCTGCTGGCCGGCCTGCTCTCGCTGCTGCTGGCCGCCGCGCACGCCTGGCGCGcgctcttcctcctctgcaagGGACACGAGAG CTCCTTCTTCCACGCCTTCCTGAGCCTGCTGGTCAGCGCCTGCGTGGTCTTCCTGGTCTTCATCGCCGGCACCATCGTGAGCGTGGGCTTCACCATGTGGTGCGACACTGTCACCGAGAAGGGCACTGTGCCCCACAG CTGCGAGGAGCTCCAGGACATCGACTTGGAGCTGGACGTGGACAACTCTGCCTTCTACGACCAGTTTGCGATTGCCCAG TTCGGCCTCTGGGCCGCCTGGCTGGCGTGGCTGGCCGTCACCACGCTGGCCTTCCTGAAGGTCTACCACAACTACCGCCAGGAGGACCTGCTGGACAGCCTAGTGCACGAGAAGGAGCTGCTGCTGGCCAGGCCGTCCCCGCGCGCGGCCTTCCAGGAGGAGAAGAGTGCCGTCATCTAG